In the genome of Cupriavidus malaysiensis, one region contains:
- a CDS encoding LysR substrate-binding domain-containing protein, whose product MATPPSALNSDDLACFVCVASTQSISRAALELGADQSTISRQIARLEAALDARLFHRSGRGVVLTEAGQTLLGYARQVAATLAEAREAIRASSAKGPAQLVIAAQPTIANTAFAAIGTALKLRFPATKVRFVEGLASPLLAWLAAGEIDVALLYLPEQQGALKVDILLEEDLTLVTPTSWSHLGPTFPVRRLAEVPLILPSTGHGLRVLAETLAARNGASLQLAMECDASNTVSMRLVEDGCGATLLPFAAVADRVAQGRLHSARLIEPVVTRQVALATARNRPPVPELWDIMQTVRQSVRNTVMSGAWPGARLV is encoded by the coding sequence ATGGCCACCCCGCCCTCCGCCCTGAACTCCGACGACCTGGCCTGCTTCGTCTGCGTCGCCAGCACGCAGAGCATTTCGCGCGCCGCGCTCGAACTGGGCGCCGACCAGTCGACCATCAGCCGCCAGATCGCCCGGCTGGAGGCCGCGCTGGATGCGCGCCTGTTCCACCGCAGCGGCCGTGGCGTGGTATTGACCGAGGCCGGGCAGACGCTGCTCGGCTATGCACGCCAGGTCGCCGCCACGCTGGCCGAAGCGCGCGAGGCCATCCGCGCCTCCTCGGCCAAGGGGCCGGCCCAGCTGGTGATCGCGGCCCAGCCGACCATCGCCAACACCGCCTTCGCCGCCATCGGCACCGCGCTCAAGCTGCGCTTTCCCGCCACCAAGGTGCGCTTCGTCGAAGGACTGGCCAGCCCGCTGCTGGCCTGGCTGGCCGCCGGCGAGATCGACGTCGCGCTGCTCTACCTGCCCGAGCAGCAGGGCGCGCTCAAGGTCGACATCCTGCTGGAGGAAGACCTGACCCTGGTCACCCCCACCTCCTGGAGCCACCTCGGCCCGACCTTCCCCGTGCGGCGGCTGGCCGAAGTGCCGCTGATCCTGCCCAGCACCGGACACGGCCTGCGCGTGCTGGCCGAGACCCTGGCCGCGCGCAACGGTGCCTCCCTGCAACTGGCGATGGAATGCGATGCATCGAACACGGTGTCGATGCGCCTGGTGGAAGACGGCTGCGGCGCCACGCTGCTGCCCTTCGCCGCCGTGGCCGACCGCGTCGCCCAGGGCCGCCTGCACTCGGCGCGCCTGATCGAGCCGGTGGTGACGCGGCAGGTCGCGCTCGCCACGGCGCGCAACCGCCCGCCGGTGCCTGAACTGTGGGACATCATGCAGACCGTGCGGCAATCGGTGCGCAATACGGTGATGTCGGGCGCCTGGCCCGGCGCGCGGCTGGTGTAG
- a CDS encoding 2-hydroxy-3-oxopropionate reductase, with translation MSKIGFIGLGVMGTPMAAHLLAAGHTLYAHTRSGVPQALRDAGAQACASAAEVARQADTVFLMLPDTPDVERVLFGAGGVAEGLGAGKTVVDMSSISPIETRDFAARIEALGSDYVDAPVSGGEVGAKAATLSIMAGGKPEVFARVQPLLQCLGKNITLVGGVGDGQVAKVANQVIVALTIEAVGEALVLAARAGADPARVRQALMGGFASSRVLEVHGERMIERRFEPGFRIALHQKDLELALSTARKLGVNLPNTASCQQLFNTCSALGGARWDHAGLVRALEHMASFAIGDKVPGADGADSADGTAGSAGKA, from the coding sequence ATGAGCAAGATCGGATTCATCGGCCTGGGCGTGATGGGCACGCCGATGGCGGCACACCTGCTGGCCGCCGGCCACACGCTGTACGCGCACACCCGCAGCGGCGTGCCGCAGGCCCTGCGCGACGCCGGGGCGCAGGCCTGCGCCAGCGCCGCCGAGGTCGCGCGCCAGGCCGACACCGTGTTCCTGATGCTGCCCGACACGCCGGACGTCGAGCGCGTGCTGTTCGGCGCCGGCGGCGTGGCCGAGGGACTGGGCGCGGGCAAGACGGTGGTGGACATGAGCTCGATCTCGCCGATCGAGACGCGCGATTTCGCTGCACGCATCGAGGCACTGGGCAGCGACTATGTCGATGCGCCGGTGTCGGGCGGCGAGGTCGGCGCCAAGGCCGCCACCCTGTCCATCATGGCCGGCGGCAAGCCCGAAGTATTTGCGCGCGTGCAGCCGCTGCTGCAATGCCTGGGCAAGAACATCACCCTGGTGGGCGGCGTGGGCGACGGCCAGGTGGCCAAGGTGGCCAACCAGGTGATCGTGGCCCTGACCATCGAGGCCGTGGGCGAAGCGCTGGTGCTGGCGGCCAGGGCCGGCGCCGATCCCGCACGCGTGCGCCAGGCGCTGATGGGCGGCTTCGCCAGCTCGCGCGTCCTCGAGGTGCACGGCGAGCGCATGATCGAGCGCCGCTTCGAGCCCGGCTTCCGCATCGCGCTGCACCAGAAGGACCTGGAACTGGCGCTGTCCACCGCGCGCAAGCTCGGTGTCAACCTGCCCAATACCGCCTCCTGCCAGCAGTTGTTCAACACCTGCAGCGCGCTCGGCGGCGCGCGCTGGGACCACGCCGGACTGGTGCGGGCGCTGGAACACATGGCGTCGTTCGCCATCGGCGACAAGGTCCCCGGCGCGGATGGTGCGGACAGCGCGGACGGGACTGCCGGCAGCGCCGGCAAGGCCTGA
- the garL gene encoding 2-dehydro-3-deoxyglucarate aldolase, whose amino-acid sequence MPSLLPSPLPNRFRSAILARQRQIGCWCSLANPTTTEILGLAGFDWLLLDGEHAPNDVLSFVPQLMALKDSASAPVVRPPANDPILLKRLLDIGFYNFLIPMVESADEAARAVSATRYPPQGTRGVSMVQRANRYGTVADYFTQVNDNICVLVQIESRKGVDAAEAICAVDGVDGVFIGPSDLAAACGHLGNPNHPEVQAEMERIFGAAERAGKAVGILAPVEADARRYLERGAAFVAVGLDQNLFRDATRALRERFAS is encoded by the coding sequence ATGCCTTCCCTCCTGCCCTCGCCGCTGCCCAACCGCTTCCGTTCGGCCATCCTGGCACGCCAGCGCCAGATCGGCTGCTGGTGCTCGCTGGCCAATCCCACCACCACCGAGATCCTCGGCCTGGCCGGCTTCGACTGGCTGCTGCTCGATGGCGAACACGCGCCCAATGACGTGCTGAGCTTCGTGCCGCAGTTGATGGCGCTGAAGGACAGCGCCAGCGCGCCCGTGGTGCGGCCGCCCGCCAACGACCCCATCCTGCTCAAGCGCCTGCTCGACATCGGCTTCTACAATTTCCTGATCCCGATGGTGGAAAGCGCCGACGAAGCCGCGCGCGCGGTCTCGGCGACGCGCTACCCGCCCCAGGGCACGCGCGGCGTGTCCATGGTCCAGCGCGCCAACCGCTACGGCACCGTCGCCGACTACTTCACGCAGGTCAACGACAATATCTGCGTGCTGGTACAGATCGAGAGCCGCAAGGGCGTGGATGCCGCCGAGGCGATCTGCGCCGTGGATGGCGTCGATGGCGTCTTCATCGGCCCGTCCGACCTCGCCGCCGCCTGCGGCCATCTCGGCAACCCCAACCACCCCGAGGTGCAGGCCGAGATGGAGCGCATCTTCGGCGCCGCCGAACGCGCGGGCAAGGCGGTCGGCATCCTCGCCCCGGTGGAGGCGGACGCACGCCGCTACCTGGAGCGCGGCGCCGCCTTCGTCGCCGTCGGGCTCGACCAGAACCTGTTCCGCGACGCCACGCGGGCGCTTCGCGAGCGCTTCGCCTCGTGA